GCCACCGTCGACTATGGAGTAAAAAGTCTTCTCCTCGGTTTCGCCGTTGAGGATGACTTCCCTGATGCGCATATTGGATTTCAAAATCTCGAACGCGGGAATCCGGCCCCCGCCAATCTTGGTCAGCAATCGCTGGGAAACAATGTATTTCAAACTTTCCGCCAACCGGGATCGGATCAAGCGCTCTTCCTGCAATTCAAACATACCGATGATGCGGTTGATAGTCTGGCCGGTATCGCTGGTGTGCAGGGTACCGAGCACCAGATGGCCCGTTTCCGCGGCTTCGAGCGCGATGGAGATCGTTTCCCGATCACGGATTTCACCAACAAGGATGACCTTCGGCGCCTGACGCAAGGCGGCGCGCAAACCGGAGGCAAAGGTGTCGAAATCCATGCCTAGCTCGCGTTGGTTGACCGTGCCCAGCTTGTGCTCGTGGACATATTCTATCGGATCCTCGAGGGTGACGATGTGTTTGCGGTTGAGCACATTGATATTGTCGATCAGGGCGGCCAAGGACGTGGTCTTACCGGTTCCCGTGGCGCCCGTGACCAGGATCAAACCAAATTTTTCCTTGGTCATTTCATGAAAAACATCCGGCAGGCCCAAGTCCTTGATCGTGGGTACCTTGGAGGTCAACCGACGCAAAACAATGGCCATGGATCCTTTCTGCCCCAAAATATTGACACGGAACCGACAGCGACCAGATAATTCATAGGATAAGTCACAAGAGCCCGTGCGAAGCTGATCCTCGTACAGGCGTAACTGGCGTCCCATCAGACACATGGCGATGGCCTCGACCTGAAACGGAAGCAAGGGGCCGGGATTCGGGGAAACACGGGCATCACGCAGCTCGCCATGGACCTCGACCTGAATCGGTTTGTTGACCGTGAAAATGATATCCGAGGTTCCCGAAGCAAAATCCAGAACCTGGTTCAACATGTGGTCCAGCTGGGCGCGCTGCATCCTACACCTCCGTGAAATCCTGAGGAGGAGTTGTTAAAAATTCCCGGAATTTCGACTTTGTGGCCGCTTTGTTGTACGCTTGTTCAGGATCGATGATGCCCGCCGTGAGCAATTTCAAAATCGCCTCGTCCAGGCTCTGCATGCCGAATTTTTTCCCGGTCTCGATCACGGAATTGATTTGGAAAATTTTGTTCTCGCGAATCAGATTGCGGACAGCTGGAGTCGCGATGAGAATTTCGATGCCCGCGACCCGGCCCGGACGATCGACACGCTTGAACAGGTTTTGCGCGATGATCGCCCGCAGGGAATCGGCCAGGCCGGACCGGATTTGGCCCTGCAAGTCACCGGGGAACACTTCGATGATACGGTCAATGGTCTTGGAGGCGGAAATGGTGTGCAAGGTGCCAAAAACCAAATGACCCGTTTCCGCCGCTTCCAGG
The genomic region above belongs to Deltaproteobacteria bacterium and contains:
- a CDS encoding PilT/PilU family type 4a pilus ATPase — its product is MQRAQLDHMLNQVLDFASGTSDIIFTVNKPIQVEVHGELRDARVSPNPGPLLPFQVEAIAMCLMGRQLRLYEDQLRTGSCDLSYELSGRCRFRVNILGQKGSMAIVLRRLTSKVPTIKDLGLPDVFHEMTKEKFGLILVTGATGTGKTTSLAALIDNINVLNRKHIVTLEDPIEYVHEHKLGTVNQRELGMDFDTFASGLRAALRQAPKVILVGEIRDRETISIALEAAETGHLVLGTLHTSDTGQTINRIIGMFELQEERLIRSRLAESLKYIVSQRLLTKIGGGRIPAFEILKSNMRIREVILNGETEEKTFYSIVDGGDAYGMISFDKYLANLFYENIVSEEMAMLNASDKSRLAQMIDKIKSARGEKVTEIEGLELDQDYDRKNVML